One part of the Sorangiineae bacterium MSr11954 genome encodes these proteins:
- a CDS encoding GFA family protein, translating into MSESQKQSSDVAKHQGSCHCGAVRFEVAYDPSAGASRCNCSICTKTAILGAIVKPNAFTLLTSEGDLGWYEWGGKTARRFFCKTCGVQCFGRGYLEQVGGDYVSFNVNCLDDLEIKDLNVVYWDGRHDNWEAGPRPAPWAIHTRA; encoded by the coding sequence ATGTCGGAAAGCCAGAAACAGTCGTCGGACGTCGCGAAGCATCAGGGAAGCTGCCACTGTGGGGCGGTTCGCTTCGAGGTCGCCTACGATCCGAGCGCCGGAGCGAGCCGCTGCAACTGCAGCATTTGTACGAAGACCGCCATCCTGGGGGCCATCGTCAAGCCCAATGCGTTTACCTTGCTCACGAGCGAGGGGGACCTCGGCTGGTACGAGTGGGGCGGAAAAACGGCGCGCCGGTTCTTCTGCAAGACGTGCGGAGTCCAGTGTTTCGGCCGCGGCTACCTCGAGCAGGTGGGCGGCGATTACGTGAGCTTCAATGTCAACTGCCTCGACGATCTCGAGATCAAAGATCTGAACGTCGTGTACTGGGACGGCCGCCACGACAACTGGGAAGCGGGCCCCCGCCCCGCGCCCTGGGCGATCCACACCCGCGCCTGA